In Silene latifolia isolate original U9 population chromosome 3, ASM4854445v1, whole genome shotgun sequence, a single window of DNA contains:
- the LOC141647827 gene encoding protein STRUBBELIG-RECEPTOR FAMILY 3-like isoform X3 — MSGELPPSMENLSALSILHLQNNQLSGTLDVLQNLPLQDLNIENNLFSGSLPQKLLTIPSFKSAGNNFSTSAAPMASPPKSGDGNNISTSATPVASPPAPSIQLSPFFQGPPAKSPPRSGSSSSSGTASGSRQKPGRQAVPPAAVQEPNTQKKTQSSKTKRIVGISIASVIGFIIFILALLLCMPWCFSRSKEYYRTTTRHEVQPYVGMRDNPIDYGSFSQLNNHVEKAQKNAVVDIKDEEHQAPVRRIAAVPKLQNEEGLYSQRSTTPLRNLDSNMSLSDIDFMMSPPPPPPPPPPPPPPPPPHPFLSEKVIVNPIRSEDTDLRPSTKPLPLTSVRSFPVASLQEYTNSFSQDNLLGSGMLGTVYYAELPNGKLSTIKKFDKGIANRMKDHEFLELVNTIDRIRHVNVVELMGYCSEHGQRLLIYEYCSNGTLDDALHQDDEYRKRLTWNKRTQMALGAARALEYLHEVCEPAVVHRNFKSANILLDDELNVQVSDCGLATLIASKSVSQLSGHLLSAYGYGAPEFESGIYTTQSDVYSFGVVMLELLTGRMSYDRTRSRGEQILVRWAVPQLYDIDALQRMVDPSLNGEYPIKSLSHFADIISRCVQTEPGFRPLMSEVVQDLQYLLLRGSP; from the exons ATGAGTGGAGAGCTTCCTCCTTCAATGGAGAATTTGTCCGCTCTCTCTATCTT ACACTTGCAGAACAATCAACTGTCTGGAACCCTTGATGTGCTTCAGAATCTTCCTCTGCAAGACCT GAATATAGAAAACAACTTGTTCTCTGGGTCTCTACCTCAGAAGCTGCTAACTATCCCCAGCTTCAA GAGTGCCGGAAATAATTTCAGTACATCTGCTGCTCCGATGGCTTCACCTCCAAAGAG TGGTGACGGAAATAATATTAGTACATCTGCTACTCCAGTGGCTTCACCCCCAGCTCCCTCAATTCAACTTTCTCCATTTTTTCAAGGGCCACCGGCAAAGTCACCTCCTCGATCTGGCTCATCTTCTAGTTCTGGCACTGCTTCTGGTTCCAGACAGAAACCTGGAAGACAGGCCGTGCCACCCGCTGCAGTGCAGGAACCTAATACTCAAAAAAAGACTCAGTCCTCAAAAACGAAAAGGATAGTTGGAATATCTATCGCTTCTGTTATTGgatttataatatttattttgGCTTTATTGCTCTGCATGCCATGGTGTTTTAGTAGAAGTAAAGAGTACTATCGTACTACCACGAGACATGAAGTTCAACCATATGTGGGCATGCGAGATAACCCTATCGATTACGGGTCATTTAGTCAGCTCAATAATCATGTCGAAAAGG CTCAAAAAAATGCTGTTGTAGATATTAAAGATGAGGAGCATCAAGCACCAGTAAGAAGAATTGCTGCAGTTCCAAAACTACAAAATGAGGAGGGTTTATATTCACAAAGGTCCACAACGCCACTGAGGAACCTTGACAGCAATATGAGTTTGAGTGACATTGATTTTATGatgtcaccaccaccaccaccaccccctcCACCTCCtccaccgccgccaccaccaccacatccTTTTCTTTCTGAGAAAGTTATTGTTAATCCCATTAGATCAGAAGATACTGATCTAAGACCTTCCACTAAACCTCTTCCATTGACGTCAGTTAGGTCTTTCCCAGTTGCCTCTCTTCAAGAGTATACCAACAGCTTTTCACAAGATAATCTTCTTGGAAGCGGCATGCTTGGAACTGTTTATTATGCAGAACTTCCAAATGGCAAG CTGTCGACAATCAAGAAATTTGACAAAGGTATTGCCAATAGAATGAAAGACCATGAATTTCTTGAGCTTGTAAACACAATCGACAGGATTCGGCATGTCAATGTTGTGGAACTCATGGGCTACTGTTCGGAGCATGGCCAACGACTATTGATCTATGAGTATTGTAGTAATGGAACATTAGATGATGCATTGCACCAAGATGATGAGTACAGAAAGAGACTTACATGGAATAAACGAACACAAATGGCACTTGGAGCTGCACGAGCCCTGGA GTATTTGCACGAAGTCTGTGAACCAGCAGTAGTCCACAGAAACTTCAAATCTGCAAATATTCTTCTTGATGACGAACTCAATGTGCAAGTTTCTGATTGTGGCTTGGCAACTCTGATAGCATCTAAATCTGTTAGCCAG TTGTCCGGCCACCTTTTATCAGCCTATGGATATGGAGCCCCAGAATTTGAGTCAGGAATATATACTACCCAAAGTGATGTCTACAGTTTTGGCGTGGTTATGTTGGAACTTTTGACGGGTCGAATGTCATATGACAG GACACGAAGTCGAGGGGAACAGATTTTGGTAAGATGGGCAGTTCCTCAGCTATACGATATTGATGCTTTACAAAGGATGGTTGATCCTTCCCTTAATGGAGAGTATCCAATTAAGTCCTTATCTCACTTTGCTGACATTATATCTCGATGTGTACAG
- the LOC141647827 gene encoding protein STRUBBELIG-RECEPTOR FAMILY 3-like isoform X4 translates to MSGELPPSMENLSALSILHLQNNQLSGTLDVLQNLPLQDLNIENNLFSGSLPQKLLTIPSFKSAGNNFSTSAAPMASPPKSGDGNNISTSATPVASPPAPSIQLSPFFQGPPAKSPPRSGSSSSSGTASGSRQKPGRQAVPPAAVQEPNTQKKTQSSKTKRIVGISIASVIGFIIFILALLLCMPWCFSRSKEYYRTTTRHEVQPYVGMRDNPIDYGSFSQLNNHVEKDIKDEEHQAPVRRIAAVPKLQNEEGLYSQRSTTPLRNLDSNMSLSDIDFMMSPPPPPPPPPPPPPPPPPHPFLSEKVIVNPIRSEDTDLRPSTKPLPLTSVRSFPVASLQEYTNSFSQDNLLGSGMLGTVYYAELPNGKLSTIKKFDKGIANRMKDHEFLELVNTIDRIRHVNVVELMGYCSEHGQRLLIYEYCSNGTLDDALHQDDEYRKRLTWNKRTQMALGAARALEYLHEVCEPAVVHRNFKSANILLDDELNVQVSDCGLATLIASKSVSQLSGHLLSAYGYGAPEFESGIYTTQSDVYSFGVVMLELLTGRMSYDRTRSRGEQILVRWAVPQLYDIDALQRMVDPSLNGEYPIKSLSHFADIISRCVQTEPGFRPLMSEVVQDLQYLLLRGSP, encoded by the exons ATGAGTGGAGAGCTTCCTCCTTCAATGGAGAATTTGTCCGCTCTCTCTATCTT ACACTTGCAGAACAATCAACTGTCTGGAACCCTTGATGTGCTTCAGAATCTTCCTCTGCAAGACCT GAATATAGAAAACAACTTGTTCTCTGGGTCTCTACCTCAGAAGCTGCTAACTATCCCCAGCTTCAA GAGTGCCGGAAATAATTTCAGTACATCTGCTGCTCCGATGGCTTCACCTCCAAAGAG TGGTGACGGAAATAATATTAGTACATCTGCTACTCCAGTGGCTTCACCCCCAGCTCCCTCAATTCAACTTTCTCCATTTTTTCAAGGGCCACCGGCAAAGTCACCTCCTCGATCTGGCTCATCTTCTAGTTCTGGCACTGCTTCTGGTTCCAGACAGAAACCTGGAAGACAGGCCGTGCCACCCGCTGCAGTGCAGGAACCTAATACTCAAAAAAAGACTCAGTCCTCAAAAACGAAAAGGATAGTTGGAATATCTATCGCTTCTGTTATTGgatttataatatttattttgGCTTTATTGCTCTGCATGCCATGGTGTTTTAGTAGAAGTAAAGAGTACTATCGTACTACCACGAGACATGAAGTTCAACCATATGTGGGCATGCGAGATAACCCTATCGATTACGGGTCATTTAGTCAGCTCAATAATCATGTCGAAAAGG ATATTAAAGATGAGGAGCATCAAGCACCAGTAAGAAGAATTGCTGCAGTTCCAAAACTACAAAATGAGGAGGGTTTATATTCACAAAGGTCCACAACGCCACTGAGGAACCTTGACAGCAATATGAGTTTGAGTGACATTGATTTTATGatgtcaccaccaccaccaccaccccctcCACCTCCtccaccgccgccaccaccaccacatccTTTTCTTTCTGAGAAAGTTATTGTTAATCCCATTAGATCAGAAGATACTGATCTAAGACCTTCCACTAAACCTCTTCCATTGACGTCAGTTAGGTCTTTCCCAGTTGCCTCTCTTCAAGAGTATACCAACAGCTTTTCACAAGATAATCTTCTTGGAAGCGGCATGCTTGGAACTGTTTATTATGCAGAACTTCCAAATGGCAAG CTGTCGACAATCAAGAAATTTGACAAAGGTATTGCCAATAGAATGAAAGACCATGAATTTCTTGAGCTTGTAAACACAATCGACAGGATTCGGCATGTCAATGTTGTGGAACTCATGGGCTACTGTTCGGAGCATGGCCAACGACTATTGATCTATGAGTATTGTAGTAATGGAACATTAGATGATGCATTGCACCAAGATGATGAGTACAGAAAGAGACTTACATGGAATAAACGAACACAAATGGCACTTGGAGCTGCACGAGCCCTGGA GTATTTGCACGAAGTCTGTGAACCAGCAGTAGTCCACAGAAACTTCAAATCTGCAAATATTCTTCTTGATGACGAACTCAATGTGCAAGTTTCTGATTGTGGCTTGGCAACTCTGATAGCATCTAAATCTGTTAGCCAG TTGTCCGGCCACCTTTTATCAGCCTATGGATATGGAGCCCCAGAATTTGAGTCAGGAATATATACTACCCAAAGTGATGTCTACAGTTTTGGCGTGGTTATGTTGGAACTTTTGACGGGTCGAATGTCATATGACAG GACACGAAGTCGAGGGGAACAGATTTTGGTAAGATGGGCAGTTCCTCAGCTATACGATATTGATGCTTTACAAAGGATGGTTGATCCTTCCCTTAATGGAGAGTATCCAATTAAGTCCTTATCTCACTTTGCTGACATTATATCTCGATGTGTACAG
- the LOC141647827 gene encoding protein STRUBBELIG-RECEPTOR FAMILY 3-like isoform X2 produces the protein MVWRINDMDCPCSKLWPHPILVFIFICLHHFAYGATNPTDVAAINSLYAALGSPNIPGWVSAAGDPCGDAWQGVLCDTTNNIISITLTNNNLGGELGDSLGSFSSIQTIDLSNNNIGGNIPSTLPISLQTLDLAGNNMSGELPPSMENLSALSILHLQNNQLSGTLDVLQNLPLQDLNIENNLFSGSLPQKLLTIPSFKSAGNNFSTSAAPMASPPKSGDGNNISTSATPVASPPAPSIQLSPFFQGPPAKSPPRSGSSSSSGTASGSRQKPGRQAVPPAAVQEPNTQKKTQSSKTKRIVGISIASVIGFIIFILALLLCMPWCFSRSKEYYRTTTRHEVQPYVGMRDNPIDYGSFSQLNNHVEKDIKDEEHQAPVRRIAAVPKLQNEEGLYSQRSTTPLRNLDSNMSLSDIDFMMSPPPPPPPPPPPPPPPPPHPFLSEKVIVNPIRSEDTDLRPSTKPLPLTSVRSFPVASLQEYTNSFSQDNLLGSGMLGTVYYAELPNGKLSTIKKFDKGIANRMKDHEFLELVNTIDRIRHVNVVELMGYCSEHGQRLLIYEYCSNGTLDDALHQDDEYRKRLTWNKRTQMALGAARALEYLHEVCEPAVVHRNFKSANILLDDELNVQVSDCGLATLIASKSVSQLSGHLLSAYGYGAPEFESGIYTTQSDVYSFGVVMLELLTGRMSYDRTRSRGEQILVRWAVPQLYDIDALQRMVDPSLNGEYPIKSLSHFADIISRCVQTEPGFRPLMSEVVQDLQYLLLRGSP, from the exons ATGGTTTGGAGGATAAATGATATGGACTGCCCTTGTTCAAAACTGTGGCCACACCCTATCTTGGTCTTTATCTTCATTTGTCTGCATCATTTCGCCTACGGGGCCACTAATCCAACTGATG TTGCTGCTATTAACAGCTTATATGCTGCACTTGGCTCTCCCAATATCCCGGGATGGGTTAGTGCTGCTGGCGATCCATGTGGCGACGCTTGGCAAGGCGTCTTATGTGATACTACAAATAACATAATTTCTAT AACTCTCACTAACAACAATTTAGGAGGTGAACTAGGTGATAGCCTAGGATCATTTTCATCTATTCAAACAAT TGATTTAAGCAATAACAATATTGGAGGGAACATTCCTTCAACCTTGCCAATTTCATTGCAAACCTT aGATTTAGCAGGGAATAATATGAGTGGAGAGCTTCCTCCTTCAATGGAGAATTTGTCCGCTCTCTCTATCTT ACACTTGCAGAACAATCAACTGTCTGGAACCCTTGATGTGCTTCAGAATCTTCCTCTGCAAGACCT GAATATAGAAAACAACTTGTTCTCTGGGTCTCTACCTCAGAAGCTGCTAACTATCCCCAGCTTCAA GAGTGCCGGAAATAATTTCAGTACATCTGCTGCTCCGATGGCTTCACCTCCAAAGAG TGGTGACGGAAATAATATTAGTACATCTGCTACTCCAGTGGCTTCACCCCCAGCTCCCTCAATTCAACTTTCTCCATTTTTTCAAGGGCCACCGGCAAAGTCACCTCCTCGATCTGGCTCATCTTCTAGTTCTGGCACTGCTTCTGGTTCCAGACAGAAACCTGGAAGACAGGCCGTGCCACCCGCTGCAGTGCAGGAACCTAATACTCAAAAAAAGACTCAGTCCTCAAAAACGAAAAGGATAGTTGGAATATCTATCGCTTCTGTTATTGgatttataatatttattttgGCTTTATTGCTCTGCATGCCATGGTGTTTTAGTAGAAGTAAAGAGTACTATCGTACTACCACGAGACATGAAGTTCAACCATATGTGGGCATGCGAGATAACCCTATCGATTACGGGTCATTTAGTCAGCTCAATAATCATGTCGAAAAGG ATATTAAAGATGAGGAGCATCAAGCACCAGTAAGAAGAATTGCTGCAGTTCCAAAACTACAAAATGAGGAGGGTTTATATTCACAAAGGTCCACAACGCCACTGAGGAACCTTGACAGCAATATGAGTTTGAGTGACATTGATTTTATGatgtcaccaccaccaccaccaccccctcCACCTCCtccaccgccgccaccaccaccacatccTTTTCTTTCTGAGAAAGTTATTGTTAATCCCATTAGATCAGAAGATACTGATCTAAGACCTTCCACTAAACCTCTTCCATTGACGTCAGTTAGGTCTTTCCCAGTTGCCTCTCTTCAAGAGTATACCAACAGCTTTTCACAAGATAATCTTCTTGGAAGCGGCATGCTTGGAACTGTTTATTATGCAGAACTTCCAAATGGCAAG CTGTCGACAATCAAGAAATTTGACAAAGGTATTGCCAATAGAATGAAAGACCATGAATTTCTTGAGCTTGTAAACACAATCGACAGGATTCGGCATGTCAATGTTGTGGAACTCATGGGCTACTGTTCGGAGCATGGCCAACGACTATTGATCTATGAGTATTGTAGTAATGGAACATTAGATGATGCATTGCACCAAGATGATGAGTACAGAAAGAGACTTACATGGAATAAACGAACACAAATGGCACTTGGAGCTGCACGAGCCCTGGA GTATTTGCACGAAGTCTGTGAACCAGCAGTAGTCCACAGAAACTTCAAATCTGCAAATATTCTTCTTGATGACGAACTCAATGTGCAAGTTTCTGATTGTGGCTTGGCAACTCTGATAGCATCTAAATCTGTTAGCCAG TTGTCCGGCCACCTTTTATCAGCCTATGGATATGGAGCCCCAGAATTTGAGTCAGGAATATATACTACCCAAAGTGATGTCTACAGTTTTGGCGTGGTTATGTTGGAACTTTTGACGGGTCGAATGTCATATGACAG GACACGAAGTCGAGGGGAACAGATTTTGGTAAGATGGGCAGTTCCTCAGCTATACGATATTGATGCTTTACAAAGGATGGTTGATCCTTCCCTTAATGGAGAGTATCCAATTAAGTCCTTATCTCACTTTGCTGACATTATATCTCGATGTGTACAG
- the LOC141647827 gene encoding protein STRUBBELIG-RECEPTOR FAMILY 3-like isoform X1 — protein MVWRINDMDCPCSKLWPHPILVFIFICLHHFAYGATNPTDVAAINSLYAALGSPNIPGWVSAAGDPCGDAWQGVLCDTTNNIISITLTNNNLGGELGDSLGSFSSIQTIDLSNNNIGGNIPSTLPISLQTLDLAGNNMSGELPPSMENLSALSILHLQNNQLSGTLDVLQNLPLQDLNIENNLFSGSLPQKLLTIPSFKSAGNNFSTSAAPMASPPKSGDGNNISTSATPVASPPAPSIQLSPFFQGPPAKSPPRSGSSSSSGTASGSRQKPGRQAVPPAAVQEPNTQKKTQSSKTKRIVGISIASVIGFIIFILALLLCMPWCFSRSKEYYRTTTRHEVQPYVGMRDNPIDYGSFSQLNNHVEKAQKNAVVDIKDEEHQAPVRRIAAVPKLQNEEGLYSQRSTTPLRNLDSNMSLSDIDFMMSPPPPPPPPPPPPPPPPPHPFLSEKVIVNPIRSEDTDLRPSTKPLPLTSVRSFPVASLQEYTNSFSQDNLLGSGMLGTVYYAELPNGKLSTIKKFDKGIANRMKDHEFLELVNTIDRIRHVNVVELMGYCSEHGQRLLIYEYCSNGTLDDALHQDDEYRKRLTWNKRTQMALGAARALEYLHEVCEPAVVHRNFKSANILLDDELNVQVSDCGLATLIASKSVSQLSGHLLSAYGYGAPEFESGIYTTQSDVYSFGVVMLELLTGRMSYDRTRSRGEQILVRWAVPQLYDIDALQRMVDPSLNGEYPIKSLSHFADIISRCVQTEPGFRPLMSEVVQDLQYLLLRGSP, from the exons ATGGTTTGGAGGATAAATGATATGGACTGCCCTTGTTCAAAACTGTGGCCACACCCTATCTTGGTCTTTATCTTCATTTGTCTGCATCATTTCGCCTACGGGGCCACTAATCCAACTGATG TTGCTGCTATTAACAGCTTATATGCTGCACTTGGCTCTCCCAATATCCCGGGATGGGTTAGTGCTGCTGGCGATCCATGTGGCGACGCTTGGCAAGGCGTCTTATGTGATACTACAAATAACATAATTTCTAT AACTCTCACTAACAACAATTTAGGAGGTGAACTAGGTGATAGCCTAGGATCATTTTCATCTATTCAAACAAT TGATTTAAGCAATAACAATATTGGAGGGAACATTCCTTCAACCTTGCCAATTTCATTGCAAACCTT aGATTTAGCAGGGAATAATATGAGTGGAGAGCTTCCTCCTTCAATGGAGAATTTGTCCGCTCTCTCTATCTT ACACTTGCAGAACAATCAACTGTCTGGAACCCTTGATGTGCTTCAGAATCTTCCTCTGCAAGACCT GAATATAGAAAACAACTTGTTCTCTGGGTCTCTACCTCAGAAGCTGCTAACTATCCCCAGCTTCAA GAGTGCCGGAAATAATTTCAGTACATCTGCTGCTCCGATGGCTTCACCTCCAAAGAG TGGTGACGGAAATAATATTAGTACATCTGCTACTCCAGTGGCTTCACCCCCAGCTCCCTCAATTCAACTTTCTCCATTTTTTCAAGGGCCACCGGCAAAGTCACCTCCTCGATCTGGCTCATCTTCTAGTTCTGGCACTGCTTCTGGTTCCAGACAGAAACCTGGAAGACAGGCCGTGCCACCCGCTGCAGTGCAGGAACCTAATACTCAAAAAAAGACTCAGTCCTCAAAAACGAAAAGGATAGTTGGAATATCTATCGCTTCTGTTATTGgatttataatatttattttgGCTTTATTGCTCTGCATGCCATGGTGTTTTAGTAGAAGTAAAGAGTACTATCGTACTACCACGAGACATGAAGTTCAACCATATGTGGGCATGCGAGATAACCCTATCGATTACGGGTCATTTAGTCAGCTCAATAATCATGTCGAAAAGG CTCAAAAAAATGCTGTTGTAGATATTAAAGATGAGGAGCATCAAGCACCAGTAAGAAGAATTGCTGCAGTTCCAAAACTACAAAATGAGGAGGGTTTATATTCACAAAGGTCCACAACGCCACTGAGGAACCTTGACAGCAATATGAGTTTGAGTGACATTGATTTTATGatgtcaccaccaccaccaccaccccctcCACCTCCtccaccgccgccaccaccaccacatccTTTTCTTTCTGAGAAAGTTATTGTTAATCCCATTAGATCAGAAGATACTGATCTAAGACCTTCCACTAAACCTCTTCCATTGACGTCAGTTAGGTCTTTCCCAGTTGCCTCTCTTCAAGAGTATACCAACAGCTTTTCACAAGATAATCTTCTTGGAAGCGGCATGCTTGGAACTGTTTATTATGCAGAACTTCCAAATGGCAAG CTGTCGACAATCAAGAAATTTGACAAAGGTATTGCCAATAGAATGAAAGACCATGAATTTCTTGAGCTTGTAAACACAATCGACAGGATTCGGCATGTCAATGTTGTGGAACTCATGGGCTACTGTTCGGAGCATGGCCAACGACTATTGATCTATGAGTATTGTAGTAATGGAACATTAGATGATGCATTGCACCAAGATGATGAGTACAGAAAGAGACTTACATGGAATAAACGAACACAAATGGCACTTGGAGCTGCACGAGCCCTGGA GTATTTGCACGAAGTCTGTGAACCAGCAGTAGTCCACAGAAACTTCAAATCTGCAAATATTCTTCTTGATGACGAACTCAATGTGCAAGTTTCTGATTGTGGCTTGGCAACTCTGATAGCATCTAAATCTGTTAGCCAG TTGTCCGGCCACCTTTTATCAGCCTATGGATATGGAGCCCCAGAATTTGAGTCAGGAATATATACTACCCAAAGTGATGTCTACAGTTTTGGCGTGGTTATGTTGGAACTTTTGACGGGTCGAATGTCATATGACAG GACACGAAGTCGAGGGGAACAGATTTTGGTAAGATGGGCAGTTCCTCAGCTATACGATATTGATGCTTTACAAAGGATGGTTGATCCTTCCCTTAATGGAGAGTATCCAATTAAGTCCTTATCTCACTTTGCTGACATTATATCTCGATGTGTACAG